One Rhipicephalus microplus isolate Deutch F79 chromosome 4, USDA_Rmic, whole genome shotgun sequence genomic window carries:
- the LOC119172806 gene encoding transcription initiation factor TFIID subunit 4, whose translation MNPYNAAVPGTRLRAPRMVVGSSVRQPRNIQPIIPRPGPARANIAQSNAVALRTGIMQGAVVFKTSDGKLQFVNVHRNAMRPLSPSPVASRGQFRVPAPPALAPAQRPQRVMQQMPVRYATAATNITNRPPGLALTPAGIVCVSQAQIMPPPQSMGVKIVPTVAAATQQLSIQTNPMAVRSQEAAANAPQMSSDMAKQKCRNFFSTLMRLASDQPENTAMNVKRLIQGLVDDTMQPEEFTTKLERELCSNPQPCLIPFLRKSLPLLRHALLTNELSIEGIRPPPRSALCIASPSPPIVHSVQKTSIARSVLSGAAAAQLHIMPQSALASSQMATPVDLQGLLAQQHRVAASVRPSPAGGSIASGSGKSLLLARPPNIAAALSPAAGGVLPFKVPAPVSTAAQPKVSLSTSTGSVCAGGAGTSHDKEKRPAGPALIDEDINDVPTMGGVDVDEECQANLSPSDDDVEARSCKDENFLFADALRKRISALAAVHGIDEVPDDVVALVSHATQERLKTFIEKLSVITEHRQENMRCDRRHEVTQDVRRQLRFLGELERAENRRHEEDERELLLRVARSRAKAEDPEQLELKQRARDLQKAELEEARQREANITALLAIGSRKRPVPLVAPEGGSGKQPFHAQMYRPRVKRVSTRDVLFLMEQERSNFSSEFIYKAYMKY comes from the coding sequence ATGAATCCTTACAACGCTGCAGTACCTGGGACAAGACTCCGCGCACCAAGGATGGTGGTAGGCAGCTCAGTACGGCAGCCGCGTAACATCCAGCCGATCATCCCCAGACCTGGACCGGCGCGCGCCAACATCGCTCAGTCAAATGCCGTTGCCTTGCGGACGGGCATCATGCAGGGTGCAGTCGTATTCAAGACCAGTGACGGCaaactccagtttgtcaacgtgcaTCGTAACGCCATGCGACCCTTATCACCCAGTCCAGTGGCAAGCCGAGGACAATTTCGGGTGCCTGCCCCACCAGCCCTAGCACCAGCACAACGACCACAGAGGGTGATGCAACAGATGCCAGTCCGGTACGCTACCGCAGCCACAAACATTACAAATCGGCCTCCCGGCTTGGCATTAACACCAGCTGGCATCGTCTGCGTCTCGCAAGCACAGATCATGCCACCGccgcagtccatgggcgtcaaaATAGTTCCTACCGTCGCCGCTGCCACCCAACAGCTGTCCATTCAGACAAACCCCATGGCAGTACGCTCTCAAGAGGCCGCCGCCAACGCGCCACAGATGTCCTCGGACATGGCGAAACAGAAGTGTAGGAACTTCTTCTCAACACTCATGCGTCTCGCGAGTGACCAGCCTGAGAATACAGCCATGAACGTGAAGCGACTGATTCAGGGACTTGTCGACGACACGATGCAACCGGAAGAGTTCACCACCAAGTTAGAAAGAGAACTGTGCTCGAACCCTCAACCATGTCTGATTCCCTTTTTGCGCAAAAGTCTTCCTTTACTGAGACACGCACTGCTGACCAACGAACTTTCCATCGAAGGCATTCGGCCTCCACCGCGAAGCGCCCTCTGTATCGCGTCTCCTTCTCCGCCCATCGTGCATAGCGTACAAAAGACCTCTATTGCAAGGTCCGTGTTGTCAGGTGCCGCCGCCGCGCAGCTTCACATTATGCCTCAGAGTGCCCTTGCCTCCAGTCAAATGGCCACTCCTGTCGATCTACAGGGCCTGCTCGCCCAGCAACATCGTGTCGCTGCATCTGTCCGTCCTTCTCCTGCCGGCGGCAGCATCGCATCAGGAAGCGGCAAGAGTCTGCTGCTGGCCAGGCCGCCCAACATTGCTGCCGCTCTTTCGCCGGCCGCTGGTGGTGTATTACCTTTCAAGGTACCGGCTCCCGTGTCGACGGCGGCGCAGCCGAAGGTTTCTCTGTCTACGTCTACCGGAAGCGTCTGCGCCGGAGGCGCAGGGACGAGCCACGACAAAGAAAAACGACCCGCAGGACCAGCGCTGATTGACGAAGACATCAATGACGTGCCCACTATGGGAGGAGTCGACGTGGACGAGGAATGTCAGGCGAATCTTTCCCCTAGCGACGACGACGTGGAGGCCCGCTCTTGCAAGGACGAGAACTTTCTCTTCGCCGACGCGCTGCGCAAGAGGATCAGTGCCCTGGCCGCGGTCCACGGCATTGACGAGGTGCCGGACGACGTCGTGGCTTTGGTGTCCCATGCCACTCAGGAGCGCCTGAAGACATTCATCGAGAAGCTGAGCGTGATCACGGAGCACCGCCAGGAGAACATGCGCTGCGACCGGCGCCACGAGGTCACCCAAGACGTTCGTCGGCAGCTGCGCTTCTTGGGGGAACTGGAGCGGGCCGAGAATCGGCGGCACGAGGAAGATGAGCGTGAGCTTCTGCTTAGAGTAGCGCGTAGCCGAGCGAAGGCTGAAGACCCCGAGCAGCTCGAGCTGAAGCAGCGAGCTCGAGACCTGCAAAAGGCCGAGTTGGAAGAGGCGAGACAACGAGAGGCCAACATCACGGCGCTCCTTGCCATTGGGAGCCGGAAGCGACCCGTACCTCTCGTGGCACCGGAAGGAGGGTCTGGAAAACAGCCTTTTCATGCTCAAATGTACAGGCCCAGGGTGAAGCGGGTCAGCACGCGGGACGTGTTGTTCCTTATGGAGCAGGAACGAAGCAATTTCAGCAGCGAGTTCATCTATAAGGCATACATGAAGTACTGA